Within the Rosa rugosa chromosome 2, drRosRugo1.1, whole genome shotgun sequence genome, the region TTGAACTACCGACTTTGATTCCATCGGTGTTGGGGCTGTCGGCCGGGGCACTTATGTTAATGTTGCTGATTATCACATTAAAACCTGCGAAAAGGTGGATGTTGGTGTTCTTGCTGTTGATGAGAGTTATGTTGTCGATCTTTGTATTATTGGCAAAGTCGAACCTCAATGACTGAAACCAAGGGAAACACAATTAGCATACATTTATAACAATTaacaaacaatatatatatttaatcaaAGTATGCTAATGAAATAATACTCTTTTTATGATATAATTATAAGAATCAACATGAGCTAATTAGAGAATTCTCATACAATCAATTTTATGTACTACTCTCGTATAATATAAGAAGCTAATTTAATCTAGATTTTTCAATTAGATCAaaataataagttttttttttttggagggggggggggggtgattTTCCAATCTCGAATGCGAGCAAATCTTGTGTAGGGATAGCCAATGTGGATTGATGAAATACCCTCCTACTGATTTGCACCTCATTATTACCCATACTTGACATGAGGCCCGTGAGGCGGCTATCTCAGACTCAGTGTCTCATCGGgcctaatttttcttttttgagggtatttaataaatatattaataaaataaaatgtaaatcTTTCACTAAGGAATAAGGTTGGTtcagggctagtttgggattactgtgaatttaaaaaaaaaatgttgatgctgtgttgtgagaataattagctgtgaattaaaacaggttcgtgtttggtaaataatatttttaaaagtgctgtcagtacataaaacaactgcagagtgtgttttgatccacatcagcttctaaaagcaacctctaggctgcttctaaaatctgttgtcagtgacctataactttcaattaaagctgttttttatttatttaccaaacacaataaaatctaaaattttgaacaaaagctgatttttttttttaaagcgaagcaatcccaaacggggcatCAGTTGACATGCtgcattctttttttttacattACCCCTTCGAATCCCTTTTCTGTtgtgtatttatttatttattttttttgtaaattttttttagctattttttacttttctctaTAAAAAGTGTAggcccatttttattttttcgccTTAAGCTTCAAAATCTCAAGTCTGGCCCTGCTGACATTAATTTATTAGCCCCTACCGAATTTGTGCCCCTATGCATGACATGATTACGAGATAAGAAATTACATATTGAACAAGTGCGAGGATGACAACTTACTGTAGGCAGTGCCTTGCACTGTGCGTTTTTGCGACAGTCGTTATAGGGCCAAGAAGAGGCTCCTTGGCCATCCAACGTCCCTCCACCACTAATTACTAAGTTGTCAATGTGTCGGAAGACGATCCAATGGTCAATACCAACCGAGTACTGGTACTCGCTTGAAGCCAATAAGGTACCCTGGATCTGCAACTCCATTGGTCCCTTGCAAGAGCCTTCTATAACCAAAGGGTTCACCAAATATATCCCTTGCTGAAACAAGACCACACCACCTCCATTGTTTTGGCAAGCTTGATTCCATGCATCAGTAAAAGCCTGCAAAAAGAATTTTAACATATATATGACactttcatcaaaatctttaatATGAGTTGGTAAGAtgagatacacacacacacaccttgCTGTTATCAGTTTTTCCATCTGCAATACCACCATATTGGTTTATATCGAAAGTTTTCATCTGAGCTTGAACATTGTTGATGAGTAATACCAACAACAATAACCAAACACATTTAATAACCATGCTCGAGCTCTTTATGAACAAAGAcattgttttggttttgttttcccCCCTAATGGCCTCCTTCAGTAGGCTAGTGTACATTAGTGAGTTTTAGGTTCTTATTTATGGGTCTTTTATGAATTGGATAGGTTTTTGTGTATGGAAATAAATCTTAGCTTTTCACCAATTTTAGAAATATATTGGATGATTTCTAGAAGAAATCTAGATCCAATGAATACTAACTAAATTTATTTTCCTTGGGAATCTCCAACAGAGTAACTATAATAACAAAAAGATTTTGACTAATTTTGAAATAATTTACCaatctaagagcatctttagcaaactctctattttagctccttagctattttagagggcatatttagttttttttttaaatatattttagcagctgcactagacttctaagtggctctccattataacttttaactacctcgctcctaaatatagagagtgagatgagactctctataatttaaaacattcattttgagttattttatgtaatttataaatacatttcaACTATTTAATcctcatttaaaaaataatataaattcaaaattagctaaaatagagagcactgatacagacgtatttctaaagtggctagccaaactGACTTTTTAGTtgctttggctaaaatttgactaaaaaatggttagcattgctaaagatgctctaattaACAATATACAATAATTCAAAAGCCAAATCTAACTTTTCCTAAAATCTatagctaaatttagctagagatgagagagaaataACAAAAAGTTAAACTCTATCACATTCAATTCTTAAAATTAAACTTCtagaaagaaaataacaaagagCTAATACTCGTTGGCTGGAGGGATTGTTGGCTACTTGACTCTTATCCTCGTTGTCCTAGTTCACCACAACCCCGAGAAGCCCCACAACGAGTATGTAAATTAATCAACCCGGTAACAAGGAGTTGGGATGTTGGAAAACTCGAGCAGTGGTTCTCACTGGCTGATAGGGAGTTGATCATGCATTCCACTTAGTAGAAAGGCTCCCAAGAGACATTGGTTTGACACTTTAATAACAAGGGTTTATTCACAACCAAAAGTGCCTACTATGTTACTAGAGATATGGCTTTGGGTTTGGTCCTTGCTCCTCCACGAGCACCGGGTCACAGTGGCGGAACTAGGATTCTAGGGTGGGGGGTCCAAATTAAAAAATTTTTGTTTGACAATaaacttgttttttcttttaagagAGAATACAAAATATGGTATATGAAAAACGAAATATCAATTATATTATGCTTATTAAGGAATACAaataggaaaaagaaaggaaataacatttcaaatttgatATAATTAACATAATGTAACACAAAAGGAAAGAACTGATAGATAATTCTTTATTAGATTTGGAAACAAATACGTTTTTGTTAATCTAGGGGGGGGGTCCATTAATGAATTTGAGCAAGAAATAAGCTATAATTAAGGTAAACAAGGAAGCTTAGTTAGATAGTTTAGGAAACCAAGGGGGGTCTGGACCCTCCCAGGCCTGACTATAAGTCCGCCCCTGCCGGGTCATTATGACAAGCTTTGGTCTGCCAAAGTGCCTAACAAAGTAGCATTACAGGTATGAAGGTCTTGTGTTAATATCTTACCTAATCGCAGTTGTTTGAGCATGAAAGGTTACATGGGTGACTTGGCCTGCCCAATATGTACAAATGGGATAGAAGTCAACGTGCATCTTTTCACTAGATGCATATATGCACAAGAAGTGTGGGTAGCAGCTGCTATACCTCAGCCTCAAGGAGGACCTATTGATCTAAAGGATTGACTACTCCATCTGGGGACTACTCTTAATAAAGAAGAGTTTGCTAATATTATGATGCTCATCTGGGGCATATGGAGGAGATGAAATTCCTAAGTATGGGAATGC harbors:
- the LOC133729663 gene encoding exopolygalacturonase-like, which gives rise to MSLFIKSSSMVIKCVWLLLLVLLINNVQAQMKTFDINQYGGIADGKTDNSKAFTDAWNQACQNNGGGVVLFQQGIYLVNPLVIEGSCKGPMELQIQGTLLASSEYQYSVGIDHWIVFRHIDNLVISGGGTLDGQGASSWPYNDCRKNAQCKALPTSLRFDFANNTKIDNITLINSKNTNIHLFAGFNVIISNINISAPADSPNTDGIKVGSSSIVQIYDSVISTGDDCIAFLPESTNLNVTNVHCGPGHGISVGSISSNSITGLNVRNCSFVGTQNGVRIKTKSPSQPGTVAQVTFENIEMDKVDNPIIIDQQYCASSGCSPPKTSEIQITDVKYNNIWGTSNTKIAVLLKCSENKPCQNIELRDIDLNYRGGNKPAKTSCLNAKGAAYGKQNPASCLQS